TACGTCCAGAGGTCCGCATGGCGTTTGGCCTCCGGGTCTTCCTCATCCTTCCACCGCCGAAAGGATTCGTTCGCGGCATCGGTGTCGTCTACCGAAAACGGCAGCCGGTCGATCACGGTCCGGAGTTCGGAGGCAGGAACGGACATGAGAAGGCCCCGTGCGCGAAAGAGATTGAAGCGATTTGATACTAGACATTTTTGTAACTCCCGTAACGTACACGATTATAAGGCCTGAGGCCAGGGACGTCAATAGCGCTTCTTTGTCACCCAGGCGGCCTCACAGAAGCAAGATTCTACGAGGGGGAGGACCTCATCCTCCGCCTGGCGGGCCGCCCGCATGACACAGCCGGCTTGAGGACTTGAGTGTGGGGGCGAGGGATCCTTGCCAACGAGGCCCGCCGCAAACTTTTGGTGCCGTTCCGGGTTCGAGTACACCGAAATTCCCAAAACCTCTTCTCGTCCCCATGTCCGATATATGTTCTGCGAAGGCAGGCGGATGGTCTCGCCATCTCTTTCGCCTCGGACTGACAACGGCCCTCGCGCTGTTCTGGGTCGGGGCTTTTGCCTCGACGGCCGACGGCCAGCGGGCCAACCGTACCCCGGAGCAACTTGAGAACGTGGGGGTGGACCAGAAGCTCGGCGCGACGATCCCGAAGGGCCTCTCGTTCCAGAATGAGCAGGGGGAGCCGGTCCGCCTCGCTCAATACTTCGACGGGTCAACACCGATAATACTGACGCTCAACTACCACCGGTGTCCCCAGTTGTGCCGCATTCAGCTGCAGAAGTTCACCAAGTCACTGAGCGGCATGTCGTGGACGGCCGGCGACAAGTTTGAGGTGCTTACCGTCGACATCAGTCCTCATGAAGGCCCCAAGATGGCCCGGAAGGCCCAGGAGCGTTACGCCGCCTCCCTGGACCGCCCCGAGGAGACGATCGACGGCTGGCACTTCCTGACCGGCAACCAGGCAGGAATCAAGACGCTTACCGACTCGGTGGGCTTCCGGTACCAGCCCCTTCCGGAGAAAGAGAAGCAATTTGCTCATCCCGCCACGATCATTTTCTTGAGTGGTGACGGTACCATCACCCGCTACTTTACCACCCTCGACCCGGCCCCCGGCGACTTGCGAACGGCCCTCGTGGAGGCCTCCGACGGCACGATCGGCAACATCGTCGACAATGCCTTTCTGGCCTGTGCGCGATTCAATCCGGACTCGAATTCGTACTCCGCGAGTGCGTTTAAATTAATGCAATACGGCAGTGCCCTCATGGCGATCGTGATGGGGGCCGCGCTGTTCGTGTTCTGGCGCCGCGAAAACGAACAGCTTGAGACGGCGCACGAGGAAGGGCTCGACGCAATGATTGGCGAACAGACATGATGGGCTCCGGCTCGACGAGAAAACACGACGCCTGCGGGACCCAGACTATTCTGGTTGCCCGTTCTCGTCCACCTCGGCGAGCCCCGTCATTTCCCGGCTGATTCCCCAGAGCCGTGCCTCGGCCTTTTCGTCGTAGGCCTCGGGCGACGGGTTCACGACCTCGGTTTCCTTGAAGTATTGGCCTGTCACCCCTTCCACCTCGGGCGACGCCGCAAGGTAAACGACGCTGCGTGCGCCCTCTTCCGGACGCTTGTACAGCCAGGAGAAGAGACGGGCAATCCGGGAAATCCAGCCGGGACCGCGCCAGATGTTGGTGTTGACGATCCCGGGATGCACCGCATTCGCGACCACCCCCGCGTCCTGCAAGCGACGGGACAACTCGTGGGTGAAGAGGATGTTGGCGAGTTTCGACTGGGCGTAGGCCTGCAGCGGATTGTAGCCATCCTCCGCGTTGAGGTCGTCGAAGTCCATGCTGGCGCCCCGGTGGGCCTCGGAGCTGATGGTAACGATGCGGGCCTCCCCGGCCCGTCCCGCCGTCTCGCGGAGGCGGGGCAGGACAAGGTGGGTGAGCAAAAACGAGGCGAGGTGATTGACGGCGAAGGTAGCCTCCACACCATCAACCGTCTCCTCTCGCGAGTCGAGGAAGACCCCCGCATTGTTCACGAGGACATCGAGCCGGTTGTAGTCAGCCCGGAGCGTCTCGCCGAGGTGATAGACTTCCTCCTGCACACTGAGGTCCGCAATGCGGAGGTCGATTGTATCGTCCCGACTGGGATGGGCCGTTCGGGCCTCCGCCCGGATTTCGGCCTGGGCCTCCCGCCCGCGCCCTTCGTCTCGGCACACCATCACCACTCGTGCCCCAAGGCGGGCGAGCTCGGCGGCTGTAGCCTTGCCGATGCCCGAGTTGGCCCCGGTCACCACGCACACCGTGTCGCTCATGTTTTTGAGGTCGGAACGCGGATTCTCCATGGCCCCTGCTGCGCTCAGTGAGTAGATTCGCCGCCGGCAGTCGCAGGGTCAGTGCGGCCGCGCGGATCGGCGAATTGGGTGCTACGTAGACTTGTGTTTCCTGGCTCTCGGAGGACTCGTCACACCTT
This portion of the Salinibacter grassmerensis genome encodes:
- a CDS encoding SDR family oxidoreductase, which gives rise to MENPRSDLKNMSDTVCVVTGANSGIGKATAAELARLGARVVMVCRDEGRGREAQAEIRAEARTAHPSRDDTIDLRIADLSVQEEVYHLGETLRADYNRLDVLVNNAGVFLDSREETVDGVEATFAVNHLASFLLTHLVLPRLRETAGRAGEARIVTISSEAHRGASMDFDDLNAEDGYNPLQAYAQSKLANILFTHELSRRLQDAGVVANAVHPGIVNTNIWRGPGWISRIARLFSWLYKRPEEGARSVVYLAASPEVEGVTGQYFKETEVVNPSPEAYDEKAEARLWGISREMTGLAEVDENGQPE
- a CDS encoding SCO family protein, with product MSDICSAKAGGWSRHLFRLGLTTALALFWVGAFASTADGQRANRTPEQLENVGVDQKLGATIPKGLSFQNEQGEPVRLAQYFDGSTPIILTLNYHRCPQLCRIQLQKFTKSLSGMSWTAGDKFEVLTVDISPHEGPKMARKAQERYAASLDRPEETIDGWHFLTGNQAGIKTLTDSVGFRYQPLPEKEKQFAHPATIIFLSGDGTITRYFTTLDPAPGDLRTALVEASDGTIGNIVDNAFLACARFNPDSNSYSASAFKLMQYGSALMAIVMGAALFVFWRRENEQLETAHEEGLDAMIGEQT